One genomic region from Pseudomonas hormoni encodes:
- a CDS encoding antitoxin Xre/MbcA/ParS toxin-binding domain-containing protein — protein MSKVTEIDRPAPCPSERFFHALALRQDRRACADLVRNRIGVDFYDDLALFLGISTTKLFSLLGVSLSAQRRWKKAQKLTVNESDYAFRQALVLQDALGLFEGSSVATVNWLTQPNIALGRETPARLLSTFVGMSTIESLIWKIENGVHS, from the coding sequence ATGAGCAAAGTTACTGAAATCGATCGCCCTGCCCCATGTCCCTCCGAACGTTTTTTCCACGCCCTCGCGTTACGGCAGGATCGACGTGCTTGCGCAGATCTTGTACGTAACCGGATTGGCGTGGACTTCTATGATGACCTGGCGCTGTTCTTGGGCATATCCACAACAAAGCTATTCTCCTTACTCGGCGTTTCTCTCTCGGCTCAGCGCCGATGGAAAAAGGCGCAGAAGCTGACCGTCAACGAAAGCGATTACGCTTTTCGCCAAGCCTTGGTCTTACAAGACGCTCTGGGACTGTTCGAGGGCAGTAGCGTAGCAACGGTGAATTGGCTGACTCAGCCGAACATTGCGTTGGGCAGAGAAACGCCGGCGAGGCTGCTCTCTACATTTGTAGGGATGAGCACCATCGAGTCACTGATATGGAAAATTGAGAACGGCGTGCACTCATAA
- a CDS encoding DUF4238 domain-containing protein — protein MHLEEKVRQHYVSRLYLNSWIAPETTSLWSLNKTTGKTFKTTNLSNIAQKNRFYKVIIDDIVWDMLKYLLKPLLHEPFVAQTMRALNPLLLVNRYRENKLDNYEKLVVIETNFLEDRYADLEGWFVHTIKKISAAGCEFSRVFEEDREKHYDSLMLFFATQHFRTQRARQRINDITKEMYLQRGPDEKHKLSRQQVDTVTKIHLYVESVRFAKNLSRSNFKISLDYNVSNIDLVTSSSPTLGRVEPRAHRDDITSFMGQIPLTPKINMRLYKSSGGGKKIEFGTLGKQKVLSLNRLQVESSDMDVYATSERQLQFFLKLLPP, from the coding sequence ATGCATCTAGAAGAAAAAGTCAGGCAACATTATGTGAGTCGACTGTACCTCAACAGCTGGATAGCCCCTGAGACCACATCCCTATGGTCACTAAATAAAACTACGGGAAAAACCTTTAAAACAACCAACCTTTCGAATATTGCTCAGAAAAACCGATTTTATAAGGTCATCATTGATGACATCGTTTGGGACATGCTGAAATATTTGCTAAAACCGCTATTGCACGAGCCTTTCGTAGCGCAGACTATGCGCGCGCTCAACCCACTACTATTGGTTAACCGTTACCGAGAAAACAAACTGGATAACTACGAGAAGCTGGTCGTAATAGAAACAAACTTCCTAGAAGACCGCTATGCAGACCTTGAAGGTTGGTTCGTCCACACCATAAAGAAAATTTCAGCTGCTGGTTGCGAGTTCTCGCGGGTTTTCGAAGAAGATAGAGAAAAACACTACGACAGCCTTATGCTTTTTTTTGCAACCCAACACTTCAGGACCCAACGGGCAAGGCAAAGAATAAATGACATAACAAAGGAAATGTACCTTCAGCGAGGCCCCGATGAAAAGCATAAGCTCTCACGTCAGCAAGTCGATACAGTGACGAAAATCCACCTCTATGTGGAGTCTGTCAGGTTTGCCAAAAACCTGTCCCGATCAAACTTCAAGATTTCACTCGATTACAACGTCAGCAATATAGACCTAGTCACCAGCAGTTCACCGACATTAGGACGTGTTGAACCACGAGCGCATCGTGACGACATAACGTCCTTCATGGGGCAGATACCTCTAACCCCAAAAATAAACATGCGTTTGTACAAATCATCTGGCGGCGGCAAAAAAATCGAATTCGGTACTCTAGGTAAACAAAAGGTCCTCTCATTGAATAGACTTCAAGTCGAAAGCTCAGACATGGACGTCTATGCAACAAGCGAGCGGCAACTGCAATTTTTCCTAAAGCTTTTACCTCCATAA
- a CDS encoding helix-turn-helix domain-containing protein produces MELNDAFAAALKGMRMLRHMPQQRFFGSTSRAYMTHLEQGRRCPGLAKIEDLAAVMDVHPASIVIECYLRKSPEMDLDSLLEKIRQDLTYEYTELAPVPAVITEQAPE; encoded by the coding sequence ATGGAGCTGAATGATGCTTTCGCGGCCGCATTAAAGGGGATGCGAATGCTCCGCCATATGCCCCAGCAAAGGTTCTTCGGCAGCACTAGCCGTGCGTACATGACACACCTGGAGCAAGGGCGTAGATGTCCGGGACTGGCGAAGATCGAAGATTTAGCAGCTGTTATGGATGTGCATCCTGCGAGCATCGTCATTGAGTGCTATCTGCGTAAAAGTCCAGAAATGGACCTCGACAGCCTCCTCGAAAAAATCAGGCAGGACCTGACATACGAGTATACCGAGCTGGCCCCAGTACCGGCCGTGATTACCGAGCAAGCTCCTGAATGA
- a CDS encoding type II toxin-antitoxin system CcdA family antitoxin produces MITGSKLDALRRSVVVNINGDLLDKARALDINLSETLEQTLIEIFGQNRRKQWQEENRQAMNAYTDHVGIHGVFSDGLRDF; encoded by the coding sequence ATGATCACTGGCTCCAAACTCGACGCCCTCAGACGATCTGTGGTCGTAAACATAAATGGCGACTTACTCGACAAGGCCAGGGCGTTGGATATCAATCTCTCCGAGACTTTGGAGCAGACCTTGATTGAAATTTTTGGGCAAAATCGGCGGAAACAATGGCAGGAAGAGAATCGCCAGGCGATGAATGCCTACACCGACCATGTCGGAATCCACGGGGTTTTCAGCGACGGCCTTCGGGACTTTTGA
- a CDS encoding histone-like nucleoid-structuring protein, MvaT/MvaU family, translating to MSKLAEFRQLEKHLAEQLQALEALKGDAGLKKEIEFETKLRALLADYSYSLRDVVNLLDPKRGRTGVATESKSVSRRARQVKVYTNPHNGETVETKGGNHKVLKEWKAKHGAATVESWLK from the coding sequence ATGTCTAAACTTGCCGAATTTCGTCAGCTGGAAAAACATTTAGCAGAGCAGTTGCAGGCGCTTGAAGCCCTGAAAGGCGATGCAGGCCTGAAAAAAGAAATCGAGTTTGAAACCAAGCTCAGAGCGTTGCTCGCAGATTACAGCTACAGCCTAAGAGACGTGGTCAACCTCCTGGATCCTAAGCGTGGCCGTACCGGGGTAGCTACTGAATCTAAGAGTGTTTCCCGTAGAGCACGTCAAGTGAAGGTTTACACCAACCCTCACAACGGCGAGACCGTGGAAACGAAGGGCGGTAACCATAAGGTCTTGAAAGAGTGGAAGGCAAAGCACGGCGCTGCGACCGTTGAGTCTTGGCTCAAGTAA
- a CDS encoding diguanylate cyclase — translation MNDLKLQEFYEASDETVIVLIVDDQPMIVEAVRRQLASEIDLKFHYCTDSTQAVIEAVRVKPTVILQDMVMPGLDGLSLIQEYRKNVPTRGIPIIALSVKEDPSVKSRAFEAGADDYLVKLPDPIELIARIRYHSRSFVTARRLDHTYRALRTSQQQLLDTNLTLQRAMGELKRLVNSDGLTEIANRRHFDEFLQAEWQTASRAGLEISLLMVDVDFFKRFNDSFGHLAGDDTLKKVAGAMRDAVEGESFLPARYGGEEFAVILPATSSVDAMTIAENLRKKVEALKIPHNSPEPTSVITVSIGIATMSPERTEDCKMLIDLADKGLYLAKRGGRNRVGVCPADGE, via the coding sequence ATGAACGACTTAAAGCTTCAGGAGTTTTACGAAGCCTCAGACGAGACCGTCATAGTTTTGATAGTCGATGACCAACCGATGATTGTAGAGGCTGTACGGCGCCAACTGGCCAGTGAAATTGATCTTAAATTTCACTACTGCACGGATTCGACCCAGGCTGTAATTGAGGCTGTGAGGGTGAAGCCCACTGTGATTCTCCAAGATATGGTCATGCCAGGATTGGATGGGCTTTCGCTTATCCAGGAGTATCGAAAAAACGTCCCTACCCGAGGGATACCGATAATCGCGCTGTCAGTTAAGGAAGATCCGAGCGTGAAAAGTCGGGCCTTTGAAGCGGGTGCTGATGACTATTTGGTTAAACTGCCCGATCCCATCGAGTTAATAGCTCGGATTCGCTACCACTCACGCTCCTTCGTTACTGCCAGACGCTTGGATCACACATATCGCGCTTTGAGAACGAGCCAGCAGCAGCTGCTCGATACCAATCTGACGTTGCAGCGAGCAATGGGCGAATTGAAGCGCCTCGTCAATTCTGATGGGCTGACTGAAATAGCAAACCGAAGACATTTCGATGAGTTTTTACAAGCTGAATGGCAAACCGCTAGCAGAGCAGGCTTAGAGATCTCGTTGCTGATGGTCGATGTAGATTTCTTCAAGCGCTTCAACGATAGCTTTGGGCATTTAGCGGGCGACGACACCTTAAAAAAAGTTGCTGGTGCAATGCGCGATGCGGTGGAAGGAGAATCCTTTTTGCCGGCGCGATATGGCGGAGAGGAATTCGCAGTGATCTTGCCTGCTACGTCATCAGTCGATGCCATGACGATTGCGGAAAATCTTCGAAAAAAAGTAGAGGCATTGAAAATCCCGCACAATTCGCCTGAGCCGACATCTGTAATAACAGTGAGTATCGGGATTGCGACCATGTCACCCGAGCGGACCGAGGATTGCAAAATGCTGATCGACTTGGCAGACAAAGGACTGTATCTGGCGAAGAGAGGCGGACGAAATCGAGTTGGAGTTTGTCCGGCAGACGGTGAATAG
- a CDS encoding MarR family winged helix-turn-helix transcriptional regulator, giving the protein MSEEGKSDFAPLNDFLCFSIYSAGHALTQYYRPMLESLGLTYPQYLLMVTLWAEDDQIIKDLGNKLFLESSTLTPLVKRLESAGLITRNRDPQDERQVRVKLTEAGWALKAEALKVPNCIQDAVGLSTEKIMEIQAAVAGIRDRLIEKK; this is encoded by the coding sequence GTGTCAGAAGAAGGCAAAAGCGACTTCGCGCCGCTGAATGATTTTTTATGCTTCTCGATTTATTCGGCTGGTCATGCACTCACGCAGTACTACCGTCCGATGCTGGAGTCGCTCGGCCTGACGTACCCGCAATATCTGTTGATGGTGACGCTTTGGGCCGAGGATGATCAGATCATCAAGGATCTAGGGAACAAGCTGTTTCTGGAATCAAGTACGCTCACTCCATTGGTAAAGCGCCTCGAAAGCGCGGGTTTGATTACTCGCAATCGAGACCCGCAGGATGAGCGTCAGGTGCGCGTAAAGCTGACGGAGGCGGGATGGGCACTCAAGGCAGAGGCCCTTAAAGTACCGAACTGCATTCAGGATGCCGTTGGATTGAGCACTGAGAAGATCATGGAGATCCAAGCTGCTGTAGCTGGCATCCGTGACCGGCTGATCGAAAAGAAATAA
- a CDS encoding alpha/beta fold hydrolase codes for MKKIFSGLALATALLAGGIAHAADAKPTIVLVHGAFADSSSWNGVIKILEKDGYPVIAASNPLRSLKGDAQSVAELLASIKTPVVLVGHSYGGPVISEAAYGQSNVKSLVYVAGVAPEAGESTADLSGKFPGGTLGPTLAPPVELADGNKDLYIQQDKFHAQFAADVPAAEAKLMAATQRPVTAEALHEKSTEPAWKTVPSYFVYGDLDKNIPAQAQVFMAERAHAKEVVKVKGGSHVVMISNPKIVANLIEKAAK; via the coding sequence ATGAAAAAGATTTTCTCTGGTTTAGCACTCGCCACCGCACTCCTCGCAGGCGGTATTGCCCACGCAGCTGACGCAAAGCCAACCATAGTACTGGTTCACGGTGCTTTCGCTGATTCAAGCAGCTGGAATGGCGTTATCAAGATTCTGGAAAAGGATGGCTACCCAGTCATCGCAGCCTCCAACCCATTGCGCAGCCTCAAAGGTGACGCTCAATCCGTTGCGGAATTGCTGGCATCCATCAAAACCCCTGTTGTTTTGGTCGGCCACTCCTACGGCGGCCCCGTCATCTCCGAAGCCGCTTACGGCCAATCCAACGTCAAATCGTTGGTTTACGTAGCAGGTGTGGCACCTGAAGCGGGCGAATCAACGGCGGATCTGTCCGGTAAATTTCCCGGTGGAACCTTAGGCCCAACCCTTGCGCCACCTGTTGAGTTGGCTGACGGTAATAAAGATCTCTATATCCAGCAGGACAAGTTCCATGCTCAGTTCGCCGCAGATGTTCCAGCTGCCGAAGCTAAGCTGATGGCCGCGACTCAGCGCCCTGTGACCGCAGAAGCACTCCACGAGAAGTCGACTGAGCCAGCCTGGAAAACCGTTCCGTCCTATTTCGTTTATGGCGACCTGGACAAAAACATCCCGGCTCAAGCCCAGGTGTTCATGGCTGAACGTGCACACGCCAAAGAAGTTGTGAAGGTCAAAGGTGGTTCGCACGTCGTGATGATTTCCAATCCGAAAATCGTCGCCAACTTGATTGAAAAAGCAGCAAAATGA
- the hxsD gene encoding His-Xaa-Ser system protein HxsD — MNWEVTVSVDSAIYPLSVVQRVSYAVAPTLTIQVRQTDNQIHLDAVPTMLIGGAGAVISKQEGRELILRNLNDFALRERIQIETSGLREILANAALRGAGV; from the coding sequence ATGAACTGGGAAGTTACGGTTTCCGTGGACAGCGCGATTTATCCACTGAGCGTTGTTCAGCGCGTTTCCTATGCTGTCGCACCTACCTTAACGATTCAGGTTCGGCAGACAGACAATCAGATTCATCTCGATGCCGTTCCCACGATGCTCATCGGCGGAGCTGGTGCAGTCATATCCAAGCAAGAAGGGCGCGAGCTAATTCTCCGCAATCTGAACGATTTCGCGTTGCGCGAGCGCATTCAGATTGAAACCTCTGGGCTGAGGGAAATACTTGCAAATGCCGCCCTACGTGGAGCTGGCGTGTGA
- the hxsB gene encoding His-Xaa-Ser system radical SAM maturase HxsB, translating into MLIAKEASYRLLPFRFLRIDEHHSESILLTADTGEYLFVSEKQLKDLAYKAVDTSSAHYKDLLARHFVFEPNVHDPFPEMAAQFSSRKSFVLKGPALHIFVVTLRCNHTCAYCQVSRAPLSGSGHDMSAEHAELAVDRMFEAPSPVLTVEFQGGEPLLAFDRIRQIVGLVEARNAVEQRSIQYVITTTLHHLNVEILDFAKQHNIQFSTSLDGPEFLHNANRPTPTRDAYKRTIEGIEQVRAWLGHDAVSALTTITSKSLEHPHAIIDEYVAQGFTNISLRPLSPYGFAKKSAKRLDYSMDEFIGFYLEALSYLMNLNAQGTFISEGYASLLLTNILTPFASGYVDLRSPLGAGLGTLVYNYDGDVYPSDESRMLLEMGEDGLKLGRVHQPLKELLQSPVIDMLLSAGVAEALPGCSDCALVPYCGADPIEHFARQADPIGHRAFSSFCQKNTALLTHLFRLLRDGDSETQKTLLSWLTRRSLSALPSPGYRG; encoded by the coding sequence ATGCTCATAGCCAAAGAGGCCAGCTATCGACTGCTCCCGTTCCGATTTTTGCGGATCGATGAGCACCATAGCGAGAGTATTTTGCTAACAGCTGACACAGGCGAGTATCTTTTCGTTTCTGAAAAACAGTTGAAGGATCTCGCCTACAAGGCCGTGGATACAAGCTCTGCTCACTACAAAGACCTACTTGCCCGCCACTTTGTCTTTGAGCCGAATGTGCACGACCCATTTCCAGAAATGGCGGCGCAATTTAGTAGTCGTAAAAGCTTTGTCCTCAAAGGACCTGCGCTACACATTTTCGTTGTCACTCTACGCTGCAATCACACCTGCGCTTACTGCCAAGTCTCCCGGGCGCCACTCAGTGGTTCGGGTCATGACATGTCAGCCGAGCATGCTGAGCTGGCAGTGGATCGAATGTTTGAGGCTCCCTCCCCCGTACTCACCGTCGAGTTTCAAGGTGGCGAACCTCTGTTAGCGTTTGACCGCATCCGACAAATTGTTGGGTTGGTCGAAGCCCGTAACGCAGTGGAGCAACGCAGCATCCAGTACGTCATCACGACGACTCTCCATCACCTGAATGTCGAGATCCTGGATTTCGCCAAGCAACACAACATTCAATTTTCCACTTCACTGGACGGTCCAGAGTTTCTGCACAACGCCAACCGGCCAACACCGACCAGAGATGCCTACAAGCGAACGATTGAAGGCATCGAACAAGTAAGGGCATGGCTGGGTCACGATGCAGTTTCGGCACTGACAACCATCACCTCCAAGAGCTTGGAGCACCCTCACGCGATAATTGACGAGTACGTGGCCCAAGGATTCACCAACATCTCTCTGCGCCCCTTGAGCCCGTATGGATTCGCGAAGAAATCCGCGAAGCGTCTGGACTATTCGATGGATGAGTTCATCGGTTTTTACTTGGAGGCTTTGTCGTATCTGATGAATCTGAATGCTCAAGGGACGTTCATCTCAGAAGGTTACGCATCACTCCTGCTGACGAACATTTTGACTCCGTTTGCATCCGGCTATGTAGATCTGCGCTCCCCCCTGGGCGCAGGACTGGGAACTCTCGTTTACAACTACGACGGCGATGTCTACCCCTCAGATGAATCCCGCATGCTTCTCGAAATGGGTGAGGACGGATTGAAGCTCGGCAGGGTGCACCAACCTCTGAAGGAGCTGCTCCAATCGCCAGTGATTGATATGTTGCTGTCCGCAGGTGTGGCAGAAGCGTTACCAGGATGTTCTGACTGTGCGCTAGTCCCCTATTGCGGAGCAGACCCCATTGAGCATTTTGCCCGCCAAGCGGATCCGATCGGACACCGCGCATTCAGCAGCTTCTGTCAGAAAAACACTGCATTGCTCACGCACCTTTTTCGCTTGCTGCGTGATGGGGACAGCGAGACTCAAAAAACCCTTTTGTCCTGGCTAACGCGTAGATCTTTGAGCGCCCTTCCCTCACCTGGTTATAGGGGCTAA
- the hxsC gene encoding His-Xaa-Ser system radical SAM maturase HxsC, with amino-acid sequence MLRLDTQFEILNLTAPKLFKVITPEEFISQGVAVCAGEASFDDLMLWLDQSSTANLYQWLSVPVGGFLVSGHPHPVGPISAALLTNPKDPLVVQPGDVIAVRPGTSVVRVLYRRGANSNLLFMTDRCNSLCLMCSQPPKDIDDRWHIEENLKLIDLVDPGAEQLGISGGEPTLYRSGLLAIIEHAKRVLPEKSLHILSNGRLLSDPTWIDDLRQVSHPSLSWGVPLYADNAEDHDNVVQAPGAFSETIVGLYNLQRAGQKIEIRMVLSRLTTPRLPEWAHFVFRNLPFVHHVALMGIENTGLAKKNYDQLWIDPADYQEKLSRAAFFLDIRGIAVSIYNLPLCVLDPMLERFYRQSISDWKNLFIDACQTCSATHACAGFFKSHSSRWQSRSIHPLTIEDLQNMQGAQYETA; translated from the coding sequence ATGCTACGACTCGACACGCAATTTGAGATTCTCAATCTCACGGCACCCAAGCTATTCAAAGTCATCACTCCAGAAGAATTCATTTCCCAAGGTGTGGCCGTGTGCGCAGGTGAAGCTTCTTTTGATGACTTAATGCTATGGCTCGACCAATCCTCCACCGCCAATCTGTACCAATGGCTCTCAGTTCCTGTTGGTGGTTTTTTGGTATCAGGCCACCCGCATCCAGTAGGTCCCATAAGCGCAGCTTTGTTGACCAATCCCAAAGATCCATTGGTCGTGCAGCCTGGAGATGTCATCGCGGTTAGACCTGGAACGAGCGTCGTACGTGTTCTCTATCGCAGGGGTGCCAATAGCAATCTGTTGTTCATGACTGATCGATGCAACAGCCTATGTCTGATGTGCTCTCAGCCCCCAAAGGACATCGATGACAGGTGGCACATCGAGGAGAACCTGAAGCTAATTGACTTGGTCGACCCGGGGGCCGAACAACTGGGTATAAGTGGCGGAGAGCCCACGCTGTACCGGTCGGGCTTGCTCGCCATCATTGAGCACGCCAAACGGGTACTGCCTGAAAAATCCTTGCACATTTTAAGCAACGGTCGGTTGCTGAGTGATCCCACGTGGATCGATGACCTTCGACAAGTAAGTCACCCAAGTCTCAGTTGGGGCGTTCCTCTGTACGCCGACAATGCAGAGGACCACGACAACGTCGTCCAAGCCCCAGGCGCATTCAGCGAAACAATAGTCGGCCTCTACAACCTCCAACGCGCGGGGCAAAAGATAGAAATCCGCATGGTACTGAGCAGGCTGACGACGCCTCGGCTTCCCGAGTGGGCGCATTTCGTTTTTCGTAATTTGCCTTTCGTGCACCACGTTGCGCTCATGGGTATTGAGAACACGGGGCTCGCTAAGAAAAATTACGATCAGCTCTGGATAGACCCGGCGGACTACCAGGAAAAGCTCAGCCGGGCAGCTTTTTTCCTCGACATCCGCGGCATCGCTGTTTCGATTTACAACCTGCCTCTATGCGTACTCGATCCGATGCTAGAGCGCTTCTACCGGCAGAGTATTTCAGACTGGAAAAACCTGTTTATCGATGCCTGCCAAACGTGCTCGGCTACTCACGCATGTGCGGGCTTCTTCAAATCACATTCATCTCGCTGGCAAAGCCGGAGCATCCATCCGCTAACCATCGAAGATCTTCAAAATATGCAGGGAGCACAGTATGAAACTGCTTGA
- the hxsA gene encoding His-Xaa-Ser repeat protein HxsA — translation MKLLDRWKLLIGQSMALIPVIGSPMADASTTQLASADWLPNPHSAPPAFNNTLNAKDAINVYAGHSSHSSHSSHSSHSSHYSSSGGYSAPSAYTAPTSNFLSSPSTPSTTTHSTVSTPSTTSSKPSTSTATRSNVYSATPAKPTAADLSMLVRRVQLALMIKKYYAGPIDGVLNNSVRGSLMAFQTDSAIVSSGKMDTPTLNALGIAIP, via the coding sequence ATGAAACTGCTTGATCGTTGGAAGCTTCTGATCGGCCAATCTATGGCCTTGATCCCCGTTATCGGTAGCCCTATGGCAGATGCCAGCACGACTCAATTGGCATCGGCTGACTGGTTGCCGAATCCCCACAGTGCTCCGCCTGCATTCAACAACACCCTGAATGCGAAAGACGCGATCAACGTCTACGCAGGACATAGCTCACACAGCTCGCACAGTTCACATAGCTCGCATAGTTCTCACTACAGCAGTTCGGGTGGTTACAGCGCTCCAAGCGCCTACACTGCGCCAACCAGCAATTTTCTTTCGTCGCCTTCAACACCCAGCACTACGACTCACTCCACCGTCAGCACACCGAGCACGACATCTTCCAAGCCTTCTACCAGTACGGCAACGCGATCGAATGTCTACTCAGCCACACCTGCCAAGCCCACAGCAGCGGATCTGTCGATGCTTGTTCGACGTGTTCAATTGGCTTTGATGATCAAAAAATATTACGCGGGGCCGATCGATGGGGTGCTCAATAACAGTGTCCGTGGATCACTCATGGCTTTCCAAACAGATTCGGCGATTGTAAGCAGTGGCAAGATGGATACACCGACGCTAAACGCATTGGGCATTGCCATCCCATAG
- a CDS encoding DUF2188 domain-containing protein, whose translation MNVYSILKTSSGWGLYRSGSQRAKLEAQAKEDIVRMSAEILIKETASVRIFSADGSFQELRFKEGKLCS comes from the coding sequence ATGAATGTCTATTCGATATTGAAAACCTCCAGCGGTTGGGGGCTTTACAGAAGCGGGTCACAACGAGCGAAGCTTGAGGCACAGGCTAAAGAAGATATTGTGAGGATGTCGGCGGAAATTTTGATTAAAGAAACAGCGTCGGTCCGAATCTTTTCGGCTGACGGCAGCTTCCAGGAATTAAGGTTTAAGGAAGGTAAGCTCTGCTCCTGA
- a CDS encoding metal/formaldehyde-sensitive transcriptional repressor: protein MGHIASNKNDLLKRVKRIAGQIQAVERALESDLDCAKTLHLVAATRGAINGLMEEIIEDHAREHVANPALSEEERNKGVEELLEAIRRYSK, encoded by the coding sequence ATGGGTCATATAGCTTCCAACAAAAACGATCTTCTCAAACGAGTTAAGCGGATCGCTGGACAGATCCAAGCCGTTGAGCGTGCGCTGGAGTCTGATCTTGACTGCGCTAAAACCTTGCATTTGGTAGCAGCCACACGTGGAGCTATCAATGGTTTGATGGAAGAGATCATCGAGGACCACGCCCGGGAGCATGTAGCAAACCCTGCCCTCAGTGAAGAAGAGCGCAACAAAGGTGTCGAGGAGCTTCTCGAAGCTATTCGCCGCTACTCCAAATGA
- the dmeF gene encoding CDF family Co(II)/Ni(II) efflux transporter DmeF yields the protein MSSSSVSHIHQHVFLGSAHEENAKRTLWVVALTVVMMVGEITAGYITGSMALLADGFHMATHAGALGIAAAAYGYAKRHATSQRYSFGTGKVGDLGGFASALILGMVSLGIGVESVMRLLQPTEVQFGTATLIAIVGLIVNVVSALLLGHGHNHDHAHDHHGNDNNLKSAYVHVIADALTSVLAIVALLAGRYLGWVWLDPVIGIVGAIVIARWAWLLMGATSAVLLDQTDEHVAEEIRELVEKPGDATITDLHVWRVGPEAHAAIVSVMGQSSTNAESIRERLKSVHEVSHLTVEFRPV from the coding sequence ATGAGCAGTTCCAGTGTCAGTCACATACACCAACACGTCTTCCTTGGGTCTGCCCACGAAGAAAACGCCAAGCGCACCCTTTGGGTGGTAGCCCTGACAGTGGTGATGATGGTTGGCGAAATCACCGCCGGCTACATAACCGGCTCCATGGCGTTACTTGCCGATGGCTTTCACATGGCTACCCATGCCGGCGCCTTGGGTATAGCTGCTGCGGCTTACGGATACGCAAAGCGCCATGCCACCAGTCAGCGCTATAGCTTTGGCACGGGCAAAGTGGGCGACCTTGGTGGGTTCGCATCGGCGCTCATTTTGGGCATGGTGTCCCTGGGCATCGGCGTAGAGTCCGTAATGCGCCTGTTGCAGCCAACTGAGGTGCAATTCGGCACTGCAACGCTCATCGCGATTGTCGGTTTGATCGTCAACGTTGTCAGCGCCCTGCTGCTTGGCCACGGTCACAATCATGACCACGCGCATGATCACCACGGCAATGACAACAACCTAAAATCCGCTTACGTGCATGTCATCGCGGATGCCCTGACCTCCGTTCTAGCCATCGTGGCCTTACTCGCTGGCCGGTATCTAGGATGGGTATGGCTGGATCCGGTCATTGGCATTGTCGGCGCTATAGTCATCGCGCGCTGGGCATGGCTCCTGATGGGTGCTACTTCGGCAGTGCTGCTGGATCAAACCGATGAGCACGTCGCCGAGGAAATACGGGAGCTAGTTGAAAAGCCTGGCGACGCAACCATCACCGACCTACATGTTTGGAGGGTGGGACCCGAGGCCCATGCGGCGATCGTCAGTGTCATGGGCCAGTCCTCGACCAATGCCGAAAGCATTCGTGAACGCCTCAAGTCTGTTCACGAAGTTAGCCACCTGACGGTCGAATTTCGCCCCGTCTGA
- a CDS encoding DUF1289 domain-containing protein, protein MAKEIENPCNAVCQLSGDLCVSCGRSKEDIKKWKRMKRPEKMAAVQRANVRLKGLKKANG, encoded by the coding sequence ATGGCAAAGGAAATCGAGAACCCATGCAATGCGGTCTGCCAGTTGAGCGGTGACCTGTGCGTGAGCTGCGGACGCAGCAAGGAAGACATCAAGAAATGGAAACGCATGAAGCGGCCTGAAAAAATGGCCGCTGTGCAAAGGGCGAATGTGCGCTTGAAAGGGCTGAAAAAAGCAAATGGATAG